The Vicinamibacterales bacterium genome has a window encoding:
- the purM gene encoding phosphoribosylformylglycinamidine cyclo-ligase, whose amino-acid sequence MDYKSSGVDIDAGNETVRRIKRLAKSTFTPGVLSEIGSFGGLFKLDTAAWKEPVLVSSADGVGTKLKVAFMANEHRTIGVDLVNHCVNDILVQGAVPLFFLDYLATGRLSPDVAEQIVQGLARACQDNGCALLGGETAEMPGFYNDGEYDVAGFIVGVVDRARLIDGRAIAAGDVLIGLPSAGLHTNGYSLARMIAFEELKLTVDSHVPDLGETVGQALLRPHRSYLPVIKPLLGRGLIKGMAHITGGGITDNLPRVLPAGTAARVNRTAWRVPALFRWLGESGRVPEYDLRRALNMGIGMILVVDKKDVDVVRQDLLDAGEANSVVIGDIVPGEPGVQYV is encoded by the coding sequence ATGGACTACAAGAGTTCAGGCGTTGACATCGACGCCGGCAACGAGACCGTGCGCCGCATCAAGCGGCTGGCGAAGTCAACGTTCACACCCGGCGTGCTGTCGGAGATCGGGTCGTTCGGCGGCCTGTTCAAGCTCGACACCGCGGCCTGGAAGGAACCGGTGCTGGTCTCGAGCGCCGACGGCGTCGGCACCAAGCTCAAGGTCGCCTTCATGGCCAACGAGCACCGGACCATCGGCGTCGATCTCGTCAACCACTGCGTCAACGACATCCTCGTGCAGGGCGCGGTACCGCTGTTCTTCCTGGATTACCTGGCGACCGGCCGCCTGTCGCCGGACGTGGCCGAGCAGATCGTCCAGGGCCTGGCGCGCGCGTGCCAGGACAACGGCTGCGCGCTGCTCGGCGGCGAGACCGCGGAGATGCCCGGGTTCTACAACGACGGCGAATACGACGTCGCCGGCTTCATCGTCGGCGTCGTCGATCGGGCGCGGCTGATCGACGGGCGCGCCATCGCCGCGGGCGACGTGCTCATCGGCCTGCCGTCGGCCGGCCTGCACACCAACGGCTACTCGCTGGCGCGCATGATCGCGTTCGAGGAGCTGAAGCTCACGGTTGACAGCCATGTGCCGGACCTCGGCGAAACCGTGGGCCAGGCGCTGTTGCGTCCGCATCGTTCGTACCTGCCGGTGATCAAGCCGCTGCTCGGCCGCGGCCTGATCAAGGGCATGGCCCACATCACCGGCGGCGGCATCACCGACAACCTGCCGCGCGTCCTGCCGGCCGGAACGGCCGCCCGCGTCAACCGCACGGCGTGGCGCGTCCCGGCCCTCTTCCGCTGGCTGGGCGAATCCGGCCGCGTCCCGGAGTACGACCTCCGTCGCGCCTTGAACATGGGGATCGGCATGATCCTCGTGGTAGACAAGAAGGACGTCGACGTCGTCCGCCAGGACCTGTTGGATGCGGGTGAGGCGAACAGCGTCGTGATCGGCGACATCGTCCCTGGTGAACCAGGTGTGCAGTACGTCTAG
- the purF gene encoding amidophosphoribosyltransferase has protein sequence MFDKFRDECGVFGIYGHPEASKLAYLGLYALQHRGQESAGIASADGERVRLVRQMGYVNEIFNAATLATLSGPIAIGHTRYSTAGESKLSNAQPILIDCVHGQVGICHNGNIVNANEVRDRLVRAGSIFQTNSDTEVVLHLYARSQAGSVEDALVESVTQLTGAFSFALITKDSMIAVRDPHGFRPLALGRLDGAWVVSSETCALDLIGATYEREVEPGEVLVIGPHGLRSIKPFPKSPLSHCIFEHVYFARPDSEVFGQSVNEVRTELGRALARETGVDADVVVPIPDSGVCAAIGFSEESKIPLRMGLIRNHYVGRTFIEPAQSIRHFGVKVKLNPVKSILAGKRVVLIDDSLVRGTTSRKIVKMVRASGAAEVHLRISCPPTISPCFYGVDTPRRRELIGATHTLEEIRKYVAADSIGYLSLDGLLASVKGQGPSYCTSCYTGQYPVAFPRDHNGYLQLSLKIDGRPEPMPEEEPETVG, from the coding sequence ATGTTTGACAAGTTCCGCGACGAGTGCGGTGTCTTCGGCATCTACGGACACCCGGAAGCGTCGAAGCTGGCCTACCTGGGCCTCTACGCGCTGCAGCATCGCGGACAGGAAAGCGCCGGCATTGCCTCGGCCGACGGCGAGCGCGTGCGCCTGGTCCGGCAGATGGGCTACGTCAACGAGATTTTCAACGCAGCCACCCTGGCCACGCTCAGCGGGCCCATCGCCATCGGCCACACCCGATACTCCACCGCAGGCGAGAGCAAGCTATCGAACGCCCAACCCATCCTGATCGACTGCGTTCATGGCCAGGTCGGCATCTGCCACAACGGCAACATCGTCAATGCCAACGAAGTGCGCGACCGGCTCGTTCGCGCGGGATCGATTTTCCAGACCAACAGCGACACCGAAGTGGTGCTGCACCTGTATGCGCGGTCGCAGGCCGGGTCGGTTGAGGACGCGCTGGTCGAGTCTGTCACCCAGCTCACCGGCGCCTTTTCGTTCGCGCTAATCACCAAAGACAGCATGATTGCCGTGCGCGATCCGCACGGGTTCCGGCCGCTGGCGCTCGGCCGGCTTGATGGCGCCTGGGTCGTGAGCTCGGAGACGTGCGCGCTCGACCTGATCGGCGCGACCTACGAGCGGGAAGTCGAGCCCGGCGAAGTGTTGGTCATCGGCCCGCACGGGTTGCGGTCGATCAAGCCCTTCCCCAAGTCGCCGCTGTCACACTGCATCTTCGAGCACGTCTACTTCGCGCGGCCCGACAGCGAGGTGTTCGGCCAGAGCGTCAACGAGGTCCGCACCGAGCTCGGGCGCGCGCTCGCGCGTGAAACCGGCGTCGATGCCGACGTGGTGGTGCCGATCCCAGACTCGGGTGTCTGTGCGGCCATCGGCTTCTCGGAAGAGTCGAAGATCCCGCTGCGAATGGGGTTGATCCGCAATCACTACGTCGGGCGGACGTTCATCGAGCCGGCGCAGTCGATCCGCCACTTTGGCGTGAAGGTGAAGCTGAACCCCGTCAAGAGCATCCTGGCGGGCAAGCGCGTGGTGCTGATCGACGACTCGCTCGTGCGCGGCACCACCAGCCGCAAGATCGTGAAGATGGTGCGCGCCTCCGGCGCCGCCGAGGTGCACCTCCGAATCAGCTGCCCGCCCACGATCTCGCCGTGCTTCTACGGCGTCGATACCCCGCGCCGTCGCGAGTTGATTGGGGCCACGCACACGCTCGAGGAAATCCGCAAGTACGTGGCGGCCGATTCGATCGGCTACCTCAGCCTCGACGGTCTGCTGGCCTCGGTGAAGGGGCAGGGACCGTCGTACTGCACCTCGTGTTACACCGGCCAGTACCCGGTGGCCTTCCCGCGCGATCACAATGGCTACCTCCAGTTGTCGCTCAAGATCGATGGCCGCCCGGAGCCGATGCCGGAAGAAGAGCCCGAAACGGTTGGCTAG
- the tyrS gene encoding tyrosine--tRNA ligase: MSVFDEFQWRGMYFDATDGAQDALSKEKVTAYIGFDPTASSLHVGSLLTVMGLARLQRFGHTPIALVGGGTGMIGDPSGKSQERVLLSSEQVGENVVGIRAQLERFLDFSDAPNAARIVNNADWLGTIDVLSFLRDVGKHFTIGYMLQKESVSRRLESEEGLSYTEFSYLVLQAYDFLHLFDREGCTMQMGGSDQWGNITAGTDLIRKVRGQKAHGLVWPLLKTSSGTKFGKTEAGTVWLDPARTSPFRFYQFWLNTDDRDVVGHLKLFTWLERDVIEAIERTVTEKPEAREAQRTLAREVTKMVHGADELGRAERASAVLFGGPLADASVEDVLMVFADVPAVTLPRAVFDAGIAATELAVTAGLAASKGEAARLIKQGGLSVNDRKLTDERGVITFEQAFGGQLYVIRKGRRQTHVVRIAG, translated from the coding sequence ATGAGCGTGTTCGACGAGTTTCAGTGGCGGGGGATGTACTTCGACGCGACCGATGGCGCGCAGGACGCGCTCTCGAAAGAGAAGGTCACCGCGTACATCGGCTTCGACCCGACCGCGTCGAGCCTTCACGTCGGCTCGCTTCTCACGGTGATGGGCCTCGCCCGCCTGCAGCGGTTCGGGCACACGCCGATTGCGCTGGTCGGCGGCGGCACCGGCATGATCGGGGACCCGAGCGGCAAGTCGCAGGAGCGGGTGTTGCTGTCGAGCGAGCAAGTGGGCGAGAACGTGGTCGGCATTCGCGCGCAGCTCGAGCGGTTCCTCGACTTCTCCGACGCGCCCAACGCCGCCCGCATCGTCAACAACGCCGACTGGCTGGGCACCATCGACGTGCTCTCGTTCCTGCGCGACGTCGGCAAGCACTTCACCATTGGCTACATGCTGCAGAAAGAGTCGGTGAGCCGCCGCCTCGAGAGCGAGGAAGGGCTCTCGTACACCGAGTTCAGCTATCTCGTCCTGCAGGCGTACGACTTTCTGCACCTGTTCGACCGTGAGGGCTGCACGATGCAGATGGGCGGCAGCGACCAGTGGGGCAACATCACGGCGGGCACCGATCTCATCCGCAAGGTGCGCGGCCAGAAGGCGCACGGCCTGGTGTGGCCGCTGCTGAAGACCTCATCGGGCACCAAGTTCGGGAAGACCGAAGCCGGCACCGTGTGGCTGGACCCGGCGCGGACGTCGCCGTTCCGCTTCTACCAGTTCTGGTTGAACACCGACGACCGTGATGTGGTCGGCCACCTGAAGCTGTTCACGTGGCTCGAGCGCGACGTGATTGAGGCGATCGAGCGGACGGTGACCGAGAAGCCCGAGGCGCGCGAGGCGCAGCGCACGCTCGCGCGTGAGGTCACGAAGATGGTGCATGGCGCCGATGAGCTCGGGCGGGCGGAGCGTGCGTCGGCGGTGCTGTTTGGCGGCCCGCTCGCGGACGCGTCGGTGGAGGACGTGCTGATGGTGTTTGCCGATGTCCCTGCGGTCACGCTGCCGCGCGCGGTGTTCGACGCGGGCATTGCGGCGACGGAGCTGGCGGTCACGGCCGGCCTCGCGGCCTCGAAGGGCGAGGCCGCGCGCCTGATCAAGCAAGGCGGCCTGTCGGTGAACGATCGCAAGCTGACCGATGAACGCGGTGTGATTACGTTCGAGCAGGCGTTTGGCGGGCAGCTCTATGTGATTCGCAAGGGTCGTCGCCAGACGCACGTGGTGCGAATTGCGGGCTAG
- the purL gene encoding phosphoribosylformylglycinamidine synthase subunit PurL → MAVIDAAVLERHGIKPDEYERILELMGREPNLLELGLFSVMWSEHCSYKSSRVHLKTLPTTGPRVVQGPGENAGAVDIGDGLCAVFKIESHNHPSFIEPYQGAATGVGGIIRDIFTMGARPIALLNALRFGSLDTALARRIFEGVVAGVGGYGNSIGIPTVGGEIVFDEIYAGNPLVNVLCLGIARIDGIVKGAAKGAGNPVFYVGAKTGRDGIHGATMASAEFDEKSAEKRPAVQVGDPFMEKLLMEACIEVMKTGAVLGLQDMGAAGLSCATSEMGSRGGVGMTIDVMHVPQRETGMTPYEIMLSESQERMLLVVEKGREHEVEAVFEKWDLHAVQVGEVIEGTRLKIHERGVLVADVPNRALTDEAPVYRRPMQEPSWQKDAQRLSLAELGAAPPAQSAFERLLAVPTIASKRWAYGQYDHSVGTNTIAQPGLSSAVVRVKGSTKGLAVSVDGNGRYCYLDPYRGAMLAVAEAARNVACAGGEPIGGTNNLNFGNPERPEIMWQLGEAVRGIGDACRALGIPITGGNVSLYNETEGRAIYPTPVLGVVGLLDDATKTATRVFKRADAPVVLLGDNLGELGGSEYLATMHGTVAGQPPALDLSREAALQTLILKLIRGGLVDSAHDCSEGGLAVTLAECTFDSGGIGVTADVAEVRLKPDATSAVVSGFSRTYAVNATLFGESATRIVVSTPENRLEAVLAAAKNAGITATVIGKTGGDRIQISAGGDLVIDSAIGDAEQAWATAIATKMGRR, encoded by the coding sequence GTGGCTGTCATTGACGCGGCGGTTTTGGAACGGCACGGCATCAAGCCGGACGAGTACGAGCGCATCCTCGAGTTGATGGGCCGCGAGCCCAACCTGCTCGAGCTCGGCCTGTTCTCGGTGATGTGGTCGGAGCATTGCAGCTACAAGAGCTCGCGCGTGCACCTGAAGACGCTGCCGACCACCGGCCCGCGCGTGGTGCAGGGGCCGGGCGAGAACGCCGGCGCCGTCGACATCGGCGACGGGCTGTGCGCGGTCTTCAAGATCGAATCCCACAACCACCCGTCGTTCATCGAGCCCTATCAGGGTGCCGCGACCGGCGTCGGCGGGATCATCCGCGACATCTTCACCATGGGCGCGCGGCCCATCGCGCTGCTCAACGCCTTGCGGTTCGGGTCGCTCGACACCGCGCTGGCGCGGCGCATCTTCGAGGGCGTGGTCGCCGGCGTCGGCGGCTACGGCAACAGTATCGGCATTCCCACCGTGGGCGGCGAGATCGTCTTCGACGAGATCTACGCCGGCAACCCGCTGGTCAACGTGTTGTGCCTCGGCATCGCCCGCATCGACGGCATCGTCAAGGGCGCCGCCAAGGGCGCCGGCAACCCGGTGTTTTACGTCGGCGCCAAGACCGGCCGCGACGGCATCCACGGCGCCACCATGGCGTCGGCGGAGTTCGACGAGAAATCGGCGGAGAAGCGTCCGGCGGTGCAGGTGGGCGATCCGTTCATGGAAAAGCTCCTGATGGAAGCCTGCATCGAGGTGATGAAGACCGGCGCGGTGCTCGGCCTCCAGGACATGGGCGCCGCCGGCCTGTCGTGCGCGACCTCGGAAATGGGATCCCGCGGCGGTGTCGGCATGACCATCGACGTGATGCACGTGCCCCAGCGCGAGACCGGCATGACGCCCTACGAGATCATGCTCTCCGAATCACAGGAGCGCATGCTGCTGGTCGTCGAGAAGGGTCGCGAGCACGAAGTCGAGGCGGTGTTCGAGAAGTGGGACCTGCACGCGGTGCAGGTCGGCGAAGTCATCGAGGGGACCCGCCTGAAGATCCACGAGCGCGGCGTGCTGGTGGCCGATGTGCCGAACCGCGCGCTCACCGATGAGGCCCCGGTCTATCGCCGGCCCATGCAGGAGCCGTCCTGGCAGAAGGACGCGCAGCGCCTGTCGCTCGCCGAACTCGGCGCCGCGCCGCCGGCGCAGTCGGCGTTCGAGCGACTGCTGGCCGTGCCGACCATTGCCAGCAAGCGATGGGCCTACGGACAGTACGACCACAGCGTCGGCACCAACACCATTGCGCAGCCCGGCTTGTCTTCGGCGGTCGTGCGTGTGAAGGGCTCGACGAAAGGCCTGGCCGTCTCGGTGGATGGCAACGGCCGCTACTGCTACCTGGATCCCTATCGCGGCGCCATGCTGGCCGTGGCCGAAGCGGCGCGCAACGTGGCGTGCGCCGGCGGCGAGCCGATTGGCGGCACCAACAACCTCAACTTCGGCAATCCCGAGCGGCCCGAGATCATGTGGCAGCTGGGCGAGGCGGTGCGCGGCATCGGCGACGCCTGCCGCGCGCTGGGCATCCCGATCACGGGCGGCAACGTCAGCCTCTACAACGAAACCGAAGGCCGCGCCATCTACCCGACGCCCGTGCTCGGCGTGGTCGGGCTGCTGGACGATGCCACCAAGACGGCGACGCGGGTGTTCAAACGCGCCGACGCGCCGGTGGTGTTGCTGGGCGATAATCTAGGGGAACTTGGCGGCAGCGAATACCTGGCCACCATGCATGGCACGGTCGCCGGTCAGCCGCCCGCGCTCGACCTGTCGCGTGAAGCGGCGCTCCAGACCCTGATCCTGAAGCTGATCCGTGGCGGACTCGTGGACTCGGCGCACGATTGTTCGGAAGGCGGCCTCGCCGTCACGCTGGCGGAATGCACCTTCGATAGCGGTGGCATTGGCGTCACCGCGGACGTTGCTGAGGTCCGGCTGAAGCCGGACGCTACCTCAGCTGTGGTGTCCGGCTTTAGCCGGACCTACGCCGTCAACGCGACGCTGTTCGGCGAGTCGGCGACGCGCATCGTCGTGTCGACGCCGGAGAATCGGCTCGAGGCGGTGTTGGCCGCGGCCAAGAACGCCGGCATCACCGCGACGGTGATCGGCAAGACCGGCGGCGACCGGATCCAGATTAGCGCCGGTGGCGACCTGGTGATCGACTCGGCGATCGGCGATGCGGAGCAGGCGTGGGCAACGGCGATCGCAACCAAGATGGGCCGCCGATGA
- a CDS encoding metallophosphoesterase, whose product MAALTRRDFLRSATVVSAGALTGVAAYGVAYERHHLERIVRDITVRGLPPALDGLRIGMITDVHHSSVVPAEDVARAVAVLKEAAPDIVVLGGDYVSFFDRRYAGPVAELLAPLAEAPFGSFAVLGNHDDEREVPATLTARGFTMLKDQRTALTVRGERLDIAGIRFWTRSPGEIADVLKGTGGTTILVAHDPRRLVEAAALDVQLVLSGHTHGGQVIVPAVGAIAGRKFPVLAGYALRENTSLFVSKGVGTVYVPVRINCPPDVAVLTLRPAPPA is encoded by the coding sequence GTGGCCGCTCTCACGCGCCGCGACTTCCTTCGATCGGCCACCGTCGTCTCGGCGGGCGCGCTCACCGGAGTGGCCGCATACGGTGTCGCTTACGAGCGCCACCACCTCGAACGCATCGTCCGCGACATCACCGTCCGGGGACTGCCTCCCGCGCTCGATGGCCTGCGCATCGGCATGATCACCGACGTCCACCACAGTTCGGTCGTGCCCGCCGAGGATGTGGCGCGGGCGGTGGCCGTGCTGAAAGAGGCGGCGCCGGACATTGTCGTGCTGGGTGGCGATTACGTGAGCTTTTTCGACCGGCGCTACGCCGGGCCGGTGGCCGAACTGCTGGCGCCACTCGCGGAGGCCCCATTCGGTTCGTTCGCCGTGCTCGGCAATCACGACGATGAGCGTGAAGTGCCTGCCACGCTCACGGCGCGCGGCTTCACCATGTTGAAGGACCAGCGCACGGCGCTGACGGTGCGCGGCGAGCGGTTGGACATTGCCGGCATTCGCTTCTGGACGAGATCGCCTGGCGAGATCGCGGACGTGCTGAAGGGCACCGGCGGCACCACCATCCTGGTGGCACACGACCCGCGGCGGCTGGTGGAGGCGGCGGCGCTCGATGTGCAGTTGGTGCTGTCGGGGCACACGCATGGCGGGCAGGTGATTGTGCCGGCGGTCGGCGCCATTGCCGGTCGCAAGTTCCCGGTACTTGCGGGCTACGCCTTGCGAGAGAACACGTCGTTGTTCGTCAGCAAGGGGGTCGGCACCGTGTATGTTCCGGTGCGCATCAACTGTCCGCCTGATGTGGCGGTGCTGACGCTCAGGCCGGCCCCGCCGGCCTGA
- a CDS encoding amidohydrolase family protein, with protein sequence MRHVASLLLACLLAAAVPSAQAPAQPAPAVVTAIRAGRLLDPEAGRILANQVILIDGARIRAVGPNLTIPPGARVIDLPNMTVMPGLVEAHNHLALTYKPVPESNVYYYTYVQESTALRAIQAASNGMQMLASGFTIVRDMGNNGNYADTALRQAIEQGWIPGPTIINSGIIIGGMGGQFFPTPEMAKDHNIVYPEYLDADTPDEIVKAIRQNVLFGAKVIKICVDCKPYGYTADEIRLVIREAAKSGMKVEGHVQTLPGARNAIEAGIWSIAHSGALTDEMHKLMAQKGIWRAGTETPPGLEGHPVSAPAYERTVAGLKNAYENKVPLTFSTDADYWVPGKTRGELCLEFLKTWIDAGIPNADTLRALTINGYRVSETETTRGPIKAGFFADLIAVPGNPLEDLNVLKSVRFVMKDGQVFKADGVMTPAAFFNGGPVNGWRIR encoded by the coding sequence ATGAGACACGTCGCATCGCTGCTGTTGGCCTGCTTGCTGGCAGCCGCTGTCCCCTCCGCACAGGCGCCGGCGCAGCCGGCACCGGCCGTGGTCACCGCGATTCGCGCGGGCCGGCTGCTCGATCCCGAAGCCGGGCGAATCCTGGCCAACCAGGTGATCCTCATTGACGGTGCCCGCATCCGCGCCGTGGGTCCGAACCTCACGATCCCGCCGGGCGCTCGCGTCATTGACCTGCCGAATATGACCGTGATGCCGGGCCTCGTCGAAGCGCACAACCACCTGGCGCTCACCTACAAGCCGGTGCCCGAGAGCAACGTCTACTACTACACCTACGTGCAGGAATCGACCGCGCTTCGCGCGATTCAGGCTGCCTCTAACGGCATGCAGATGCTCGCCTCCGGATTCACGATCGTCCGCGACATGGGCAACAACGGCAACTACGCCGATACGGCGCTCCGGCAGGCGATCGAGCAGGGCTGGATCCCCGGCCCGACGATCATCAACTCCGGCATCATCATCGGCGGCATGGGCGGGCAGTTCTTTCCGACGCCGGAAATGGCGAAGGACCACAACATCGTCTACCCGGAATACCTCGATGCCGACACGCCCGATGAAATCGTCAAGGCGATCCGCCAGAACGTCCTGTTCGGAGCCAAGGTCATCAAGATCTGCGTCGACTGCAAGCCGTACGGCTACACGGCCGACGAAATTCGCCTGGTGATTCGCGAGGCCGCGAAGTCGGGAATGAAGGTCGAAGGCCACGTGCAGACGCTGCCCGGCGCGAGGAATGCCATCGAGGCGGGCATCTGGTCGATCGCGCACTCGGGGGCGCTCACCGACGAGATGCACAAGCTGATGGCGCAGAAGGGCATCTGGCGCGCCGGCACCGAAACGCCCCCGGGCCTCGAGGGCCACCCGGTCTCGGCGCCGGCGTACGAGCGGACCGTCGCCGGCCTCAAGAACGCCTACGAGAACAAGGTGCCCCTGACGTTCTCGACTGACGCCGACTACTGGGTCCCCGGCAAGACCCGCGGTGAGCTGTGCCTGGAGTTCCTGAAGACGTGGATCGACGCCGGAATCCCGAACGCCGACACCCTGCGCGCGTTGACCATCAACGGCTACCGGGTGAGCGAAACCGAGACCACGCGCGGGCCCATCAAGGCGGGCTTCTTCGCCGATTTGATCGCCGTCCCGGGCAACCCGCTCGAGGACCTGAACGTGCTGAAGAGCGTCCGCTTCGTGATGAAAGATGGGCAGGTGTTCAAGGCCGACGGCGTCATGACGCCGGCCGCGTTCTTCAATGGCGGTCCGGTGAACGGCTGGCGTATCCGCTGA
- the purN gene encoding phosphoribosylglycinamide formyltransferase: MNQVCSTSRKRSPTAFLGVLISGRGSNLKAIIDAIADGRLDAAIAVVISNQADAPGLAHARAAGVETLVLSHKAFATREDYDRAMVKELKDRQVALVCLAGFMRLLSPVFVDAFPDRILNIHPSLLPNYPGLHPQQQALDAGAAVSGATVHIVNKDLDAGPVVLQAQVAVVPGDTAETLAARILDVEHALYPAAIALMLDRVTNHPSP, translated from the coding sequence GTGAACCAGGTGTGCAGTACGTCTAGGAAAAGATCCCCGACCGCTTTTCTCGGGGTCCTCATTTCGGGGCGGGGCTCCAACCTCAAGGCCATCATCGACGCCATCGCCGACGGTCGGCTCGACGCGGCGATCGCGGTCGTCATTTCCAACCAGGCCGATGCGCCGGGGCTGGCGCACGCTCGCGCGGCTGGCGTCGAGACGCTGGTCCTGAGTCACAAGGCGTTCGCCACCCGTGAGGACTACGACCGGGCGATGGTGAAAGAACTCAAGGACCGCCAGGTTGCCCTCGTCTGCCTTGCCGGTTTCATGCGGTTGCTCAGCCCCGTGTTCGTGGATGCGTTCCCTGACCGCATCCTCAACATCCACCCGTCGCTGCTGCCGAACTACCCCGGTTTGCACCCGCAGCAACAGGCGCTGGACGCCGGCGCGGCCGTGAGCGGCGCCACTGTTCATATTGTGAACAAGGACCTCGATGCGGGGCCGGTAGTCCTGCAGGCACAGGTCGCCGTGGTCCCTGGCGACACCGCCGAAACCCTCGCCGCCAGGATCCTCGACGTCGAGCACGCCCTGTATCCCGCGGCAATCGCGCTGATGCTCGATCGGGTTACCAACCACCCATCGCCGTAG